One region of Paenibacillus polymyxa M1 genomic DNA includes:
- a CDS encoding AI-2E family transporter produces MLPLYKKYWRTVFDIGLIVLTVYLIMFVSSKLYQLAAPVFLSFVVFWCIEPAARYFHRKGMKKPFASALSVLLFIILLLAIFFGLGLILVTQFTKVAQNLPHYTQIIQTEFTRILHLSQDKIAALPPGVTERVNDYFATATTIATKWAQLGLSFFIQFLSSFTVFMGNFAVAIILAFFLSMEINLWKGIARSKTPKTLKTAYLFLKNHVLKAISAFLKAQALLVGITFVLVFIGLLILQVDNALSLALVAALFDILPLLGVPVIFIPWAVYLFITGNTGLAVGLLIVMAVTVIVRQLAEPKITGNSIGVSSAYLMLSFAIISLSIFGLAGLILSPILIILLKELWQQGYLQQWIRFPTEEFDEPPFIVKIQEEEREATRGTQED; encoded by the coding sequence ATGCTTCCATTGTACAAAAAATATTGGCGTACTGTTTTTGATATCGGTCTGATCGTATTAACCGTGTATTTAATTATGTTCGTATCCAGCAAGCTGTATCAGCTAGCAGCACCTGTGTTCCTTTCATTCGTTGTGTTTTGGTGCATTGAACCTGCTGCCCGTTATTTTCATCGCAAAGGCATGAAAAAACCCTTTGCCTCCGCACTCTCCGTATTGCTGTTTATCATCTTATTACTGGCTATTTTTTTCGGATTGGGCCTGATCCTGGTTACTCAATTTACAAAAGTCGCGCAAAACCTCCCACATTATACCCAGATTATCCAAACGGAATTCACGCGGATTCTTCATCTATCTCAAGATAAAATTGCTGCCTTGCCTCCGGGTGTTACCGAACGTGTAAATGATTATTTTGCGACTGCTACCACCATTGCTACGAAATGGGCACAGCTGGGATTATCCTTTTTCATTCAATTTCTCAGCTCTTTTACCGTTTTTATGGGCAACTTTGCGGTTGCCATCATTTTAGCCTTCTTTTTGAGTATGGAAATTAATCTCTGGAAAGGAATTGCCCGCAGTAAAACACCGAAGACACTAAAAACAGCATATCTTTTTCTAAAAAATCATGTACTTAAAGCCATTTCTGCCTTTCTCAAGGCTCAAGCTCTACTGGTAGGAATTACCTTTGTGCTCGTATTTATAGGTTTACTCATTTTGCAAGTGGATAATGCCCTATCGTTGGCGCTCGTAGCAGCTTTGTTTGATATTCTGCCATTGTTGGGTGTGCCTGTTATCTTTATTCCATGGGCAGTGTATTTGTTCATCACGGGCAATACCGGCTTGGCTGTAGGCTTACTTATTGTCATGGCTGTCACCGTGATTGTGCGCCAGTTGGCAGAGCCCAAAATTACTGGTAATTCTATCGGCGTTTCATCTGCCTATCTAATGCTTTCCTTTGCCATTATATCGTTATCCATCTTCGGATTGGCTGGATTAATCCTATCCCCCATTCTGATCATTTTGCTCAAGGAATTGTGGCAGCAAGGTTATTTGCAGCAATGGATTCGGTTTCCGACTGAGGAGTTTGACGAGCCTCCGTTTATCGTCAAAATTCAGGAGGAAGAGCGTGAAGCTACTCGCGGAACTCAGGAGGATTGA
- a CDS encoding peptidoglycan D,D-transpeptidase FtsI family protein — protein MNVSRRHNSFNRQRRIAYIALGIMVLLLILCFRLAWIQGTAGIHLSLYGGHSLKEMSVRQRQEGIAIDTGRGQFTDRHGQPLTGGVVWTPVLFPDVDGQAALHGQELAKLLHTSKGQLLTRWRELQSPLIWRDGRGEPIQIHPNEAGRLLKLAPSLIELVPYAQRYRDMPNGRQWLGFLYERGERASELPMGAAGLERTLEPLLSGVGETFVSRSVDAQRRPLTHVPLRVSAPSNSHYPLQVQTTIDLPLQEQIEKLTESNHLAEGAVVVLDAGNADVMAMVSRPFYNPIHVDPQQKTDWSNRALKAVTPGSIFKLVTAAAALESGVVQPQEQFHCHGAYGKYGLSCWKEKGHGTLNLEEGLAVSCNSVFAHLGERLNAEQIQSAASALGLSRTVGWQDRNLAGLPQFRPLDHEEKGAVFGSHTNASDPGVRVQTAIGQRDVLVTPLQAANLIVTLLHDGQVHAPRIVKRISYADGSTLLELPAHAAPLPQGSRSIRTSTAHTLREAMEQVVTHGTGASLRNKTWKLAGKSGTAQALKNGHPINHQWFIGYGPIERPRYAVAVLVQNASAHAANQATALFGQVMDLLAQSS, from the coding sequence ATGAATGTGTCTAGGCGTCATAACAGTTTCAATCGTCAACGTCGAATTGCATATATAGCCCTGGGGATCATGGTATTACTACTGATTTTATGTTTCCGACTGGCTTGGATTCAGGGGACAGCGGGTATTCATTTGTCACTTTATGGGGGGCATTCGCTTAAAGAAATGTCAGTACGTCAGCGACAGGAAGGAATCGCTATTGATACTGGGCGGGGACAGTTTACAGACCGACACGGGCAGCCCTTGACTGGAGGAGTCGTATGGACGCCAGTGCTTTTTCCCGATGTAGATGGCCAAGCTGCTTTGCATGGACAAGAACTGGCCAAGCTACTGCATACGAGTAAAGGGCAACTGTTGACGCGATGGAGGGAACTGCAATCTCCACTCATATGGCGGGATGGACGCGGAGAGCCTATACAAATCCATCCGAATGAAGCGGGCAGACTGCTGAAGTTAGCCCCTTCGCTCATAGAGCTTGTACCGTATGCGCAGCGTTATAGGGATATGCCCAATGGCAGACAATGGCTTGGTTTTCTGTATGAACGTGGTGAACGAGCAAGTGAACTGCCGATGGGGGCAGCTGGCCTGGAAAGAACGCTCGAGCCACTGCTAAGCGGCGTTGGTGAGACGTTCGTCTCTCGGTCTGTAGATGCGCAACGTCGTCCATTGACTCATGTCCCGCTTCGTGTCAGTGCTCCATCCAATAGTCACTATCCATTACAGGTGCAGACTACAATTGATCTCCCGTTGCAGGAACAGATTGAGAAGCTGACAGAATCTAATCATTTGGCAGAAGGTGCAGTGGTTGTGCTTGACGCAGGCAACGCGGATGTTATGGCGATGGTGTCTCGGCCTTTTTATAATCCCATTCATGTTGATCCGCAGCAAAAAACAGACTGGTCTAATCGTGCCCTCAAAGCGGTAACGCCTGGTTCTATTTTTAAGTTGGTTACGGCTGCGGCTGCACTTGAATCAGGTGTGGTTCAACCACAGGAGCAATTTCATTGTCATGGAGCCTATGGCAAGTACGGATTGTCTTGCTGGAAAGAAAAAGGACACGGAACCCTGAACCTGGAGGAAGGGCTTGCCGTATCCTGTAATAGTGTGTTCGCTCATCTCGGCGAACGGCTTAACGCTGAGCAAATTCAGTCCGCAGCCTCTGCACTGGGATTGAGTCGAACCGTGGGCTGGCAGGACCGGAATCTTGCAGGCCTGCCTCAATTCAGACCGCTAGATCACGAAGAAAAGGGAGCCGTATTCGGCTCACATACGAATGCATCTGATCCAGGCGTACGTGTGCAGACAGCTATCGGCCAGCGTGATGTGCTGGTGACGCCTCTCCAAGCAGCCAACCTCATCGTCACCTTGCTGCACGATGGTCAAGTACATGCACCGCGTATCGTAAAACGCATCAGCTACGCAGACGGAAGCACCTTGCTGGAGCTACCTGCTCACGCTGCTCCTTTACCCCAAGGCAGCCGCTCGATTCGCACATCCACGGCTCATACGCTGCGTGAAGCAATGGAACAGGTTGTGACACACGGTACAGGTGCCTCCTTGCGCAATAAAACCTGGAAGCTGGCCGGTAAATCGGGTACGGCCCAAGCTTTAAAAAACGGTCACCCAATAAACCACCAGTGGTTTATTGGTTACGGTCCGATAGAGCGGCCACGTTATGCGGTTGCCGTCCTTGTGCAAAATGCTTCAGCGCATGCTGCAAATCAGGCCACAGCACTGTTCGGTCAAGTCATGGATCTGCTAGCTCAATCCTCCTGA
- a CDS encoding methyl-accepting chemotaxis protein, with product MGFRKKERNAAKRQPKKTDPMKGLKGSKVTTDKGEETVVMSSKDTPWVAKALRKCTYNLKRLLKPERYSKDFMHLVKNYNPIRSVGMKLFLIFFAAIMLFVVSLGMLSYYKAKSTIEQNAATAYQQTVQQTSEKLDIILERFQDTSTQVFFDTELSDQLQKAVKQDKNPFASFVAMGEVNKKLTNIAFTNKAIDSLYLYPEETSLAAMGTGTQKDVRQEAWFKDILKNKGMVWLPTQVNDNGSKTFRLARSMNSMSGLGGTYVLVMDLKASAVEDELKGVNLGSGSMISLVTDKGEFVGSNNESLAGGKTKLDYVSKLEGIEGNQIMEQVADGKEQSVLAVHNTLGTSKWILVGVVPVSELVRDARGILTTTWVFAAVAALIALFIGLWMVRLVARPLTHLKDLMIEGAKGNLQIRTKYKAQDEIGQLSESFDTMMEQITLLVEQTNASAQEVLNTATELSDASKKTAVSAKEIAAATEEIAHGATSLATEAERGSGLTGNISQQMDTVMTSNYEMSLVAQEVEQSSEKGTVQLRNLLSKTKVTEETTHALVGKVDELKQTTSDVFKVLDVLQNIAKQTNILSLNATIEAARAGTAGRGFMVVANEVRQLAEQSRQAIRTATGITNNIVNEMNETVQALSEVYPLFREQMGAVQETTDIFQSVQQQMGEFALRLGTVTASIHHLSESQTTLSEAMTNVSAVAEQSSATSQEVASLSNEQANIGNQLVGLSDKLEGVSVNLKEQLSRFTV from the coding sequence ATGGGTTTTCGGAAAAAAGAGAGAAATGCAGCAAAAAGGCAACCTAAGAAAACGGATCCAATGAAAGGCTTGAAAGGAAGTAAAGTAACAACGGATAAAGGGGAGGAGACGGTTGTGATGTCTTCGAAAGATACTCCCTGGGTAGCTAAGGCCTTACGTAAATGCACATACAATTTAAAGCGTTTACTTAAGCCTGAAAGATACAGTAAGGATTTTATGCATTTGGTCAAAAACTATAATCCGATCCGTTCGGTTGGAATGAAGTTGTTTCTGATCTTTTTTGCAGCCATTATGTTATTCGTGGTCAGCCTGGGGATGCTCTCGTACTACAAAGCTAAAAGTACGATTGAACAAAATGCAGCTACAGCGTATCAACAAACAGTTCAGCAAACTTCGGAAAAGCTTGATATTATTTTAGAGCGCTTTCAAGACACATCGACACAGGTATTTTTCGATACTGAATTAAGTGATCAGTTGCAAAAGGCTGTAAAGCAAGATAAAAATCCCTTTGCATCTTTTGTTGCTATGGGCGAAGTAAACAAGAAATTAACGAATATTGCTTTTACAAATAAAGCGATTGATTCATTGTACCTGTACCCGGAAGAAACCAGTTTAGCTGCAATGGGTACCGGAACACAAAAGGATGTACGGCAGGAAGCATGGTTTAAGGATATTTTGAAAAACAAGGGAATGGTTTGGCTACCTACGCAGGTGAATGACAATGGCAGCAAGACCTTTCGTCTGGCACGCTCCATGAACAGCATGTCCGGGTTGGGAGGGACTTATGTTCTGGTTATGGATTTAAAGGCCAGTGCGGTGGAGGACGAGTTGAAAGGTGTTAATTTGGGCTCAGGCAGTATGATTAGCCTTGTGACAGATAAGGGTGAGTTTGTTGGCTCTAACAATGAGAGTTTGGCAGGAGGAAAGACAAAGCTGGATTACGTTTCCAAGCTTGAAGGGATCGAAGGGAATCAAATTATGGAGCAGGTAGCAGACGGAAAAGAGCAAAGTGTGCTTGCGGTTCATAATACACTGGGAACTTCCAAATGGATTCTCGTGGGTGTAGTGCCTGTATCTGAACTGGTGAGAGACGCCAGGGGAATACTTACCACAACCTGGGTATTTGCTGCGGTAGCGGCACTCATTGCATTGTTCATTGGTCTGTGGATGGTACGTCTTGTGGCTCGTCCATTGACACACCTAAAGGATTTAATGATTGAAGGCGCCAAAGGCAACTTGCAAATCCGAACGAAGTATAAGGCACAGGATGAGATTGGACAGTTGTCTGAAAGTTTTGATACGATGATGGAGCAAATTACACTGCTGGTAGAACAGACGAATGCATCAGCACAGGAGGTACTGAATACAGCGACGGAACTGAGTGATGCCTCGAAGAAGACAGCCGTTTCAGCCAAAGAAATTGCAGCCGCAACGGAAGAGATTGCTCATGGTGCCACCAGTTTGGCAACAGAGGCGGAACGTGGCAGCGGGTTAACCGGGAACATATCCCAGCAAATGGATACGGTTATGACTTCTAATTATGAAATGAGTCTGGTCGCACAAGAAGTTGAACAGTCCAGTGAAAAAGGGACAGTTCAGCTGAGAAATTTATTGAGCAAAACTAAGGTTACGGAAGAAACTACGCATGCTTTGGTAGGCAAAGTAGATGAACTGAAGCAGACAACTTCCGATGTCTTTAAAGTGCTGGATGTATTACAGAATATTGCTAAACAAACGAACATTCTATCACTGAATGCGACGATTGAAGCGGCACGAGCTGGGACAGCCGGGCGTGGTTTTATGGTGGTAGCCAATGAGGTTCGTCAGTTGGCAGAGCAATCACGTCAAGCCATTCGTACGGCTACAGGTATTACCAATAATATCGTCAATGAGATGAATGAAACGGTACAGGCGTTATCTGAAGTGTATCCGCTGTTCCGGGAGCAGATGGGAGCCGTACAAGAAACGACGGACATTTTCCAATCGGTGCAGCAGCAAATGGGAGAGTTCGCGCTTCGGTTGGGAACAGTCACCGCATCCATTCATCATCTGAGTGAATCGCAGACTACTTTGTCCGAAGCAATGACCAATGTAAGTGCGGTAGCCGAGCAATCCTCGGCTACTTCGCAGGAAGTCGCTTCTCTCAGTAATGAACAGGCCAATATCGGTAATCAGCTGGTAGGCTTGTCTGATAAGCTGGAAGGAGTATCGGTGAATTTGAAAGAACAGCTTTCGAGGTTTACAGTGTAG
- a CDS encoding peptidase U32 family protein produces the protein MGTITKTRKYTGKRNRLDKPELLAPAGNLEKLKFAVHYGADAVYIGGQKYGLRSNADNFSFEEMREGVEFANKYGAKVLVATNIYAHNEDIAGIEEYLRNLYEVGIHAVIVADPAIVSVALRVVPGLEVHLSTQQSTLNWQAVKFWKDEGLPRVVLGRETSLEEIEEIKKHVDIEIEAFVHGAMCSSFSGRCVLSNHFTDRDSNRGGCCQSCRWKYDLFEDARPGEVWISEEEAQDNNVLKQFQLGVNQLPLFEESDNAFSMGSKDLCMIENIPDLIDVGVDSFKVEGRMKSIHYVATVVNVYRQAIDSYMADPENYVLKPEWIEEINKAANRPLNTGFFYDTPDHEDHIYEPEEKAVPYDFAGLVMDYDAASGIATIQQRNHFKPGHEIEFFGPNGTFFKQTVGTIWDEEGNELDAARHPLQRIKMKVDQPVSYFDMMRKKK, from the coding sequence ATGGGAACGATCACCAAAACGAGAAAATATACAGGTAAACGGAATCGTCTGGATAAGCCAGAGCTGTTGGCTCCTGCCGGAAATCTAGAAAAGCTGAAGTTTGCCGTTCACTATGGCGCAGATGCTGTATATATTGGTGGACAAAAATACGGTCTGCGTTCTAACGCCGATAATTTCAGTTTTGAAGAAATGCGTGAAGGTGTGGAATTCGCCAACAAGTACGGTGCTAAGGTGCTTGTGGCGACTAATATCTATGCTCACAATGAAGATATTGCCGGAATTGAGGAATACTTGCGCAATCTGTATGAAGTAGGAATTCATGCCGTTATCGTCGCTGATCCGGCCATTGTATCCGTGGCATTGCGGGTAGTTCCCGGATTGGAAGTGCATTTGAGCACACAGCAGTCCACGCTGAATTGGCAAGCGGTAAAGTTCTGGAAAGACGAGGGACTGCCGCGTGTGGTACTTGGACGTGAAACCAGCTTGGAGGAAATCGAAGAAATTAAAAAGCATGTGGACATCGAAATCGAAGCTTTTGTCCATGGTGCGATGTGCTCTTCATTTTCCGGTCGCTGCGTGTTATCCAATCACTTTACAGACCGCGATTCTAATCGTGGAGGATGTTGTCAGTCTTGCCGCTGGAAATATGATTTGTTTGAGGATGCCCGTCCAGGTGAGGTTTGGATATCTGAGGAAGAGGCACAGGATAACAATGTACTAAAACAGTTCCAGCTTGGCGTTAACCAACTTCCATTGTTTGAAGAAAGCGATAATGCTTTTTCTATGGGTTCCAAGGATCTGTGTATGATTGAAAATATTCCTGATCTGATTGATGTGGGTGTAGACAGCTTTAAAGTGGAGGGACGTATGAAGTCCATCCACTATGTAGCTACGGTCGTGAATGTCTACCGTCAAGCGATTGATTCTTATATGGCTGATCCGGAAAATTATGTACTCAAACCAGAATGGATTGAAGAAATTAACAAGGCAGCCAATCGTCCGTTAAATACAGGATTCTTCTATGATACACCGGATCATGAGGATCATATTTATGAGCCGGAAGAAAAAGCAGTCCCTTATGATTTTGCCGGACTAGTCATGGATTACGATGCCGCAAGTGGCATCGCAACGATTCAACAACGTAACCATTTTAAACCAGGGCATGAAATTGAATTTTTCGGGCCGAACGGAACGTTTTTCAAGCAAACGGTCGGAACGATCTGGGATGAGGAAGGCAACGAATTAGATGCTGCACGTCATCCGCTTCAACGAATCAAAATGAAGGTAGATCAGCCTGTATCGTATTTTGATATGATGCGTAAAAAGAAGTAA
- a CDS encoding peptidase U32 family protein, with protein sequence MAYKPELLATASSPEDARHMLEAGANALLIGDDRFGMRLPGNFTPDQIREVVEEARKHAAQVYVSMTNLMTNELLPLLPKYVQTIAECGIDAIEFNDPAVLMAVKEHAPHLKLFWNGEMISTNFATANYWGEKGASRVILARELSMDEITEMIPKLNIEAQVQVHGMTNIYHSKRKLVQSYMLHQGRTVEGDLGRGRGLFLIEAERKEEKFPIYEDINGTHIMSSDDFCIMEDLQILMEAGVHSFKIEGLLKPTAYNEAVVRAYRKAIDSYTADPDAYVYDESWLDEVRRLQDPERELSFGFFYKEQVY encoded by the coding sequence ATGGCTTACAAACCCGAACTGCTGGCAACTGCCAGCTCTCCGGAGGATGCCCGCCATATGCTGGAGGCTGGAGCTAATGCATTGCTGATTGGAGATGACCGCTTTGGCATGCGGTTGCCAGGAAATTTTACACCGGACCAAATCCGTGAGGTTGTGGAAGAAGCACGGAAGCATGCCGCACAGGTATATGTATCTATGACGAATTTGATGACGAACGAGCTATTGCCACTTCTTCCGAAGTATGTGCAAACCATAGCTGAATGCGGCATAGACGCCATTGAGTTTAACGATCCAGCAGTGCTCATGGCGGTGAAGGAACATGCTCCTCATCTGAAACTTTTCTGGAACGGAGAGATGATTTCTACCAACTTCGCAACCGCCAACTATTGGGGCGAAAAAGGGGCATCACGTGTCATCTTGGCTCGTGAGCTCAGTATGGATGAAATTACGGAAATGATTCCAAAGTTGAATATAGAAGCACAGGTTCAGGTACATGGAATGACCAATATTTATCACTCCAAGCGTAAGCTTGTTCAAAGCTATATGCTGCACCAAGGTCGCACGGTAGAAGGCGATCTCGGCAGAGGGCGTGGCTTGTTTCTGATTGAAGCAGAGCGGAAGGAAGAGAAGTTCCCCATTTACGAAGATATCAACGGGACACATATTATGAGTTCGGATGATTTTTGTATCATGGAGGACCTGCAAATTCTGATGGAGGCGGGTGTGCACAGCTTTAAGATCGAGGGCTTGTTGAAACCCACCGCTTACAATGAGGCAGTTGTCCGTGCTTATCGCAAAGCAATAGACAGCTATACAGCCGACCCGGATGCTTATGTTTATGATGAAAGCTGGCTGGATGAGGTTCGCCGTCTTCAAGACCCTGAACGGGAACTCTCCTTCGGATTTTTCTACAAAGAGCAGGTTTATTAA
- the mltG gene encoding endolytic transglycosylase MltG: MLTLLLVLVCIAGGAILYIWNAMQPVQPKTQPVAFTVVRGTGTSAIADTLEQKGLIRNALVFKAYVKFKQQGNAFQAGKYEAQPGATFDQLIAKLSAGDVVKEEMIRFTIPEGFTIRQMAEKLQKEGLADRQQFLQLANDPSAFDVPLVRDIPKQAGLRYALEGYLFPETYELKKGSTTKDIIQTMLEQTQKRLDTISDLDAGLQQRSETLHQLLTVASLVEREVVVDDERPIVAGVIYNRLQQDKKLEIDATVQYMLDKQKERLYYKDLAVESPYNTYIHQGLPPGPIASPSLKSVVAALQPKSTDYLFYVTKKDGTHKHLFAKTYKDHLHNIQVSNRKTN; the protein is encoded by the coding sequence ATGCTTACGTTGCTTCTCGTGCTTGTTTGTATAGCGGGAGGTGCAATCCTCTATATATGGAATGCCATGCAGCCTGTTCAGCCGAAAACACAACCCGTTGCTTTTACGGTGGTAAGGGGTACGGGAACATCGGCTATTGCAGATACGCTGGAGCAAAAGGGACTTATACGTAATGCGCTCGTGTTTAAGGCTTATGTAAAATTCAAACAGCAAGGAAACGCATTTCAGGCTGGAAAATATGAAGCGCAGCCTGGCGCAACCTTTGATCAGCTGATTGCCAAGCTATCGGCTGGGGACGTAGTCAAAGAGGAAATGATCCGTTTTACAATCCCGGAGGGTTTTACGATTAGACAGATGGCTGAGAAGCTGCAAAAGGAAGGACTGGCAGACCGGCAGCAATTTTTGCAGCTAGCCAACGATCCGTCCGCTTTTGACGTCCCGCTGGTACGGGACATACCAAAGCAGGCGGGGCTTCGCTATGCGCTGGAAGGCTATCTTTTCCCGGAAACTTATGAACTGAAAAAGGGAAGCACAACCAAGGATATCATTCAGACGATGCTGGAGCAGACGCAAAAACGTCTGGATACCATTTCTGACCTGGATGCCGGGCTGCAGCAACGCAGTGAAACACTGCATCAGCTGCTGACAGTTGCCTCTCTGGTAGAGCGTGAGGTGGTTGTAGACGATGAGCGGCCTATCGTAGCTGGCGTTATTTATAACCGTCTTCAACAGGATAAAAAGCTGGAAATTGATGCTACAGTTCAATATATGCTGGACAAGCAAAAGGAACGACTGTATTACAAGGATTTGGCTGTAGAAAGTCCTTATAATACGTATATACATCAAGGACTTCCACCAGGACCGATTGCAAGTCCCAGTCTGAAATCAGTAGTGGCGGCTCTACAGCCGAAATCTACAGATTATTTATTTTATGTGACCAAAAAAGATGGAACACATAAACATTTGTTTGCCAAAACGTATAAAGATCATTTGCATAACATTCAGGTAAGTAACCGTAAGACAAATTAG
- a CDS encoding DUF1292 domain-containing protein, with protein sequence MTSYSREDLSWTSDLKEAFDGDVELQDEQGHAIRMELEAEFKVGEQRYAVLRRPGAAAGEHELYHVSSSTDGEISITTIEDDDEWEDISELYDECTLPEEL encoded by the coding sequence ATGACGAGCTATTCACGTGAAGACCTGAGCTGGACCTCTGATTTGAAGGAAGCATTTGACGGCGATGTAGAGTTGCAGGATGAACAGGGTCATGCAATACGCATGGAGTTGGAAGCAGAGTTCAAGGTAGGCGAGCAACGGTACGCCGTATTGCGTAGACCTGGTGCTGCTGCTGGCGAACATGAATTATATCATGTAAGCTCATCCACAGACGGCGAAATCTCCATCACCACCATTGAAGATGATGATGAGTGGGAAGATATTTCTGAGCTGTACGACGAATGTACGTTGCCGGAAGAGCTGTAA
- a CDS encoding DUF1292 domain-containing protein: MAENQLGMEEEPEIIYIADDEGNEEEFEVIMKFEVDGSEAKYMMVAPVDPEADESDVYAFRYEEEGDDIKLFVIQDDAEWEIVEETFNTFVEEEEEEDGK, encoded by the coding sequence ATGGCTGAAAATCAATTGGGTATGGAAGAAGAGCCGGAAATTATTTATATTGCCGATGACGAGGGCAACGAGGAAGAGTTCGAGGTCATTATGAAGTTTGAGGTAGATGGTTCCGAAGCAAAGTACATGATGGTTGCGCCAGTGGACCCTGAAGCTGATGAGTCCGATGTGTACGCCTTCCGCTACGAAGAAGAAGGCGATGATATTAAATTGTTTGTGATCCAAGACGATGCCGAATGGGAAATCGTCGAAGAGACCTTTAATACATTTGTAGAGGAAGAAGAAGAGGAAGACGGGAAATGA
- the ruvX gene encoding Holliday junction resolvase RuvX, producing the protein MKVMGLDYGDRRIGVAVSDAFGWTAQGLVVIERRGDDSEFGKIANLVREHEIGEVVVGLPKNMNGTVGPRGEICIEFANRLKELLGLPVHLWDERLTTRSAERALLEADVSRKKRKQVVDKLAASLILQNYLDAHSTR; encoded by the coding sequence ATGAAAGTAATGGGATTGGATTACGGGGATCGCCGAATTGGGGTCGCCGTAAGTGATGCCTTCGGCTGGACCGCCCAAGGATTGGTAGTCATAGAACGACGCGGTGACGACAGCGAGTTCGGTAAAATTGCAAATTTGGTTCGTGAACATGAAATTGGTGAGGTTGTTGTAGGCTTGCCGAAAAATATGAACGGAACCGTGGGTCCACGCGGTGAGATTTGCATTGAGTTTGCGAACCGGCTCAAGGAGTTACTGGGTTTACCCGTTCACCTTTGGGATGAACGGCTGACGACGCGTTCGGCAGAGCGTGCGCTTCTGGAGGCCGACGTCAGCCGCAAAAAACGCAAGCAGGTGGTAGATAAACTGGCCGCAAGCCTGATCTTGCAAAATTATTTGGACGCACACAGTACAAGGTGA
- a CDS encoding IreB family regulatory phosphoprotein: MDSMDKTVKFNVKADEKEASAQEILLTVYDALVEKEYNPINQIVGYLLSGDPAYVPRHNNARSLVRKKERDELIEELVRFYLAKHR, translated from the coding sequence ATGGATTCCATGGACAAAACGGTCAAATTTAATGTCAAGGCGGATGAGAAGGAAGCTTCTGCTCAGGAGATTTTGTTGACCGTATATGATGCGTTGGTAGAAAAAGAATACAATCCGATCAATCAAATCGTCGGGTATTTGCTATCCGGTGATCCGGCTTATGTGCCGCGGCATAATAATGCTAGAAGCCTGGTGCGTAAAAAAGAACGCGATGAATTGATTGAAGAGCTGGTTCGTTTCTATCTCGCTAAGCATCGTTAG